The DNA segment CGCTTTTCGGATTTTTTTCCAACCCATTAATACCATTTTTTATTCGTAATAGAATATTTATAACAATATTGCGTTCACGCTCAGGATGTTAATAAATCGTGTTTTATTAACATGGTGTTAGAACCAGATTGCTTTATAGGTGACTCCTGTCGGATCCTTTCTCATTAAAAGTTAAACTATTTTTTAACTTATTTATTAAAAGAGGAACGATCTTAAAAAGATCTCCTACGATACCATAAGTAGCTATTTGGAAGATAGGAGCATTGGGGTCCTTATTGATAGCTATTATAACATCAGAGTTTTGCATCCCTATTGTATGGTATATTTCACCTGATATGCCTACAGCTATGTAAAGCTTTGGTGCAACATTCTTCCCACTCTGACCTACTTGCTGATTAACGGATAGCCATCCTCTATCAACTATTGAGCGTGTTCCTGCCACTGCTGCACCCAATAAATCTGCTAATTGATAAATTAATTTTAAATTCTCCTTGGAGCCTAGTCCCCGACCACAGGCCACGATTTTTTCAGCGCTCTCGATATTTTCGTAAGGATTGTTGTCTACCTTTATGATTTTTATGATTTTAGTGTGTATTTCTTCAGGTTTTATCTTGAACTCTTCACGTATCACAACCGCTTTTCTATTCCAATTTTGCTCAGACTTTTTGAATATATTGGGTTTTATAGTAGCCATCTGAGGTCTGGACTTGCATATGATCTCTGCCATAAGTTTACCAAAGGGTTTGATCTGAACTAGATTTCCTTGTTTGTTTATTTCGAAATCGGTGCAATCAGCATTTATGCCTGTACCAAGGCGTGCTGCAAGCCTAGGTGCTAATTCTTTACCGTTTAGTGTGCCTCCTATAAATAATATAGATGGTTTATATTTAAAAGAGAGTTCAGATAATATTTTCACATAAGCATCAACAGTATACCTTTTAAGAAGCTCGTTTTCGACCAAAATCACCTTATCGGCTCCATAAGCTGATAGCTCTTCTACTAATTCCTCTACCTGATCACCCAACAGAATTGCTATGAGTTCTTCTCTGAGTTTTTCAGCTAATTTTCTCCCAACGCTTAATAGCTCGAGGCTTACATTCTTGAGTTTTCCATTTTTCTGCTCTGCAAATATCCATACTCCCTTATACTTTTTGACATCTATGATTTCATTAGGCTCTTCCACAGACATCTCGATTCTTTCCCCTTAAATTATCTTTTTCTTTGATAAAATTTGAACGAGACTCTCAACAACTTCTTTAGAATCGCCTTGAAGTATCATTTCAGGTTTACGAACAGTAGGTGGAAAAATTCTCTTTACACAAGTAGGCGAGCCTTTTGAGCCATATTTATTAATATCCCCACCTAGTTCCGAAGAAGTGATTACCTCAATCTTCTTCCTTCTTGAACTGATAACCCCCTTGAGAGTAGGAAGGCGCGGCTCGTTTAAACCCTTAGTTGTAGTAAGTAAAACAGGCATTGGAGACTCAACAATCTCTATTTCTTCATCAACTTCTCTATGAGAAATTACTTTTCTCCTCTCTATATGTACATCGACCTTTTTTACATAGCAGATTTGAGGTATACCAAGAAATTCCGCTAGATGGGGACCGATATGACCAGTCTCTGCATCCATGGCCAATTTTCCACAAATTATAATATCATATCTTATCTTTTTGATCTGCATCGACAGAGTATGCGCCGTTGCTATAGTATCTGCACCAGCAAAGGCTCTATCACTGAGTATTATACCCCTATCTGCACCCATAGCCAGACACTCTAATATCGCCTCTTTTGCTTGAGGGGGTCCCATCGTTATGATCGTTACTTCCCCACCATACTTCTCACGTAACCTTATGCCTTCTTCTACCCCAATTATGTCCCAAGGGTTTAATATACTCGGAACACCCTCACGTACAAGAGTATGGGTATCAGGATCTATCTTCCAATCTGGAACAGCTGGAATTTGTTTTACGCAGACAATGATACTCAGACTTTTAGAAGACACCAATATCCCACTCCAAAAGAATTCTTTTTACTTTATAAGAACTTAGTAATTACTTTGATTATCAGTGATTTATGCATAAAAAGAAGCATTTAAAATCTTAAACAAAAACATTACGTTATCCAAAACGGTAAATAATGCCATGCCCAGCCGGAGGATAAGTAATATGGATCTTATTGTATGGACATACTATTTCACATGTCCCACACTCCAAGCAACCTTCATATGAGACTATTAGATCATCATTCTCCCAAATGTAAGTTTTAGTAGGGCAACAGTATGTGCAAGCCTTATCGATGCATACCTTACATTTGTCTTTATCAACTATTATATGGCTTTTCTTATAAACCTTGAAAGTATTAAGTGACAACTTTGAATCTATGCCCATGCTTAGGAATTGATTGTAATAACATAGATAAAAGTATAACGCAAACTATCTAAGCTTTAATCTTGACTTTCTTATAAAAACAAGTCTCATGTCCTGTGTGACAAGCTGGCCCCTTCTGGTCGATGAGCAATAGTATAGCATCGTTATCGCAATCCATTATGATTTCTTTAACTCTTTGTGTATTTCCAGAAGTTTCTCCTTTCATCCATAACTTATTCCTCGACCTACTCCAGTAGTGGACATATCCAGTCTCAATGGTTTTCTCCAATGATTCTTTATTCATATAAGCCAGCATTAGTACTTTCTTTTTTTTGTAATCTTGAGTAATAGCTGGTATTAGTCCAGTAATTTTATCGAATTGTATTTGATTTATATTGACTCCATTCATAGTCGTATCTGTATGCCTTGCTCTATTAAATAATTCTTTATAACATCTACTGGAAACTTATCATAATGGAAAACTGAAGCTGCAAGAGCTGCATCAGCTTTACCTGTTGTAAATGCATCGTAGAAATGCTTGGGTTCGCCCGCACCCCCACTGGCTATAATTGGAATGTTCACTTTTTCAGATATTGTCTGAGTCAGTT comes from the Candidatus Methylarchaceae archaeon HK02M2 genome and includes:
- a CDS encoding electron transfer flavoprotein subunit alpha/FixB family protein, which translates into the protein MSVEEPNEIIDVKKYKGVWIFAEQKNGKLKNVSLELLSVGRKLAEKLREELIAILLGDQVEELVEELSAYGADKVILVENELLKRYTVDAYVKILSELSFKYKPSILFIGGTLNGKELAPRLAARLGTGINADCTDFEINKQGNLVQIKPFGKLMAEIICKSRPQMATIKPNIFKKSEQNWNRKAVVIREEFKIKPEEIHTKIIKIIKVDNNPYENIESAEKIVACGRGLGSKENLKLIYQLADLLGAAVAGTRSIVDRGWLSVNQQVGQSGKNVAPKLYIAVGISGEIYHTIGMQNSDVIIAINKDPNAPIFQIATYGIVGDLFKIVPLLINKLKNSLTFNEKGSDRSHL
- a CDS encoding electron transfer flavoprotein subunit beta/FixA family protein, whose protein sequence is MSSKSLSIIVCVKQIPAVPDWKIDPDTHTLVREGVPSILNPWDIIGVEEGIRLREKYGGEVTIITMGPPQAKEAILECLAMGADRGIILSDRAFAGADTIATAHTLSMQIKKIRYDIIICGKLAMDAETGHIGPHLAEFLGIPQICYVKKVDVHIERRKVISHREVDEEIEIVESPMPVLLTTTKGLNEPRLPTLKGVISSRRKKIEVITSSELGGDINKYGSKGSPTCVKRIFPPTVRKPEMILQGDSKEVVESLVQILSKKKII
- the hisI gene encoding phosphoribosyl-AMP cyclohydrolase, giving the protein MNGVNINQIQFDKITGLIPAITQDYKKKKVLMLAYMNKESLEKTIETGYVHYWSRSRNKLWMKGETSGNTQRVKEIIMDCDNDAILLLIDQKGPACHTGHETCFYKKVKIKA